The DNA region ttggtcatacACTAACAATTCTGTCAATTTTTAAACAGTTTTAATCCGATTTTGATCGATTTTTAAACGGTCTTAAACCGAATAGGActgttaaaaccatcaaaatcgggttaaaaccgtttaaaaattgacgaaattgttagtgtaggaccaattgtgatccgagtttaAATGTTCaagatgcaaaaattcaaaagataaagtataagaccaaaattgtaaaattgaCATATATTCAGGACCAGTTTTGGTCGCTACTCTAGATATATCAACAATGTAATGTAACAGTAATTAATAATTTGGCATACTTAAACCCTAATCACCCTCATGTCCCTATCATCACTAATTAAGGGTTATAGTCATCCACAACCATTTGTTTATCTCATACTCCTTctgtccataaaaatatgtgcactttccataaaaatatgtgcactctccatttccgtccgtccaacaaaaatatgtgcattccatttttgaaaagttatatcaatttaataatgtaggtctcactatctactaacactactttaactaccattctcctactctctcttacttttaccatacaattctcctcctctctcttacgttaccaattttgtcttaattcccgtgtcatctcatccgcccatatttttatgggacggagagagtataaataaacaaaatattaaaaaaaacactcattttagttcattttttttataattttaaaacagTTGAGTTATCAATCCTATCAAATTGTCACTAACATCTTTTTCAATTTGTAAATTAGTCATGAAAGTTGTTATCAATAATATAAGTGTTGGTTAACTAACcagcgtaatacaacccaaaagaaggaatacagaaaaaaactaaaacggAAATACAATAACAAACTCGAAACAATAAAAATCGTAAACCAGTAATAAGCTGAGTCGAGGAGGCATCtatccgcaagacgagatatacccggtagtgctctcggattagcatgtcgtccccaaagatagaGCGACTTTTTGTCTCTGATTAACAGCTCTGCTATTAGCAGAGCTCTAATGAACTGAATGGAGGCGAGAGCAGAACTTCGACAGAAGAACAATGCAGAAAGAAGATAGATCGCTTTGATGCAAAATGCTTTGAAGATTGATATGTGgaatgcatggaatggctagcctatttgtAGGCTCAGATGAATGCAGGGGTCAACACATGCTTAAAGTCTATCATGATGGTTAGGCTGTAATCGTCGATGGTTACAAGCCGTTACGGATGCCAGTGATGGAGTTGGAGGCTGGACCTGGACGGACGTATCTGGGCATGTTGTGCGTCTAGGTTTGTTCACGACGTGGTCTTCGTCGTGCAGTGACGGAACCAAAAATACATTAGTTGGTGctaaaattcaataaaaaataatactcccagttatttataatatttaaaataataaataaaaaaattactatatataGTTCGATCTGTTGTTtagttcaatttatttttaaaaataaaaatatgcagACAAATCTAGAAgaactaatattttatttgaaatccaaaaataaataataatgtagTAAAAAGTTAAGTTAAGATAtgtatttcaaataaaatatatctataaaaggaatattataataaaaaattaatatatctacaaaagaaatattagaataaaaagttaatttaagataagtagtatttatttatatatgttttaatttgattttatgtattttaaaatacctacaaaataattcaaattaaaaaatctgTAAAATTGATGATTAGATCAATTAAGGTTGAGTGCAAACTAATTATAATGTTAcacttaaaaatattttatccataaaattttaaatttaaaggtATGTAGATTAAAACTATAGTGTGTGCAaactttatattcttttaagaattAAAATTTGGACAATTTGGTGACAAGTGTCCTTctcataattaaaaaataaaataaaatgagaagaagaaaaaaagtaaattaaacgAAGAGATCAAAATTGTGAAAAGGAataatattcaataaaaacagCCCAATAAATATAATAAGTTAAGGCCCAATAGAAAATTAATACTCATACATGAATTGAAGCTCATTTtcattcatcttcttcaccaaaatcTGGACGCGCAGCTTCTCAAATTTGGATTCGGTGTCGGGGCGCCGGGGCAGAGGGCGACCATGGGTGGGGCGGTTCCGGGActggccaagcccccgctgaaGCGGGGGCTTGGCCACTGGTACTTCCATCCCTGTCGTCATGTCATGTTGACAATATGGCTTGCTACTTGGCTCGTTGACTTGGAATGCGTAGATGGTTTAAAAGAATTAGACTGGCCTTGGGACAAGCTCAAGTACCGAGCCAACGACTAGGCCCAAAGAACAGAGTAGGTACttaattaaaaacataaaatttattaaaactctaaaattgcattttattgaGAATAAAAAAGTAGATAATTgaaatcataaaatttcattttattgaaAGCAATAGAGTAGATGATTGATTACAGCCACTCATTGTTGCGACCAAGTCCAAATTTGTTGGACTAGATCGTGTTGGAGTAAATTGTGGGTGGCAGTATCACAAGAAGACTCCCGAATCCGATGCCTTAGGTATTCTAAGAATGGTGTCGATACAACTTGATTTTGGGGGTTTGGTTCCAGTGGAGGAATAATCATATCGTTTCATCCCTGTGAAATGACCCATGATATATATTGACTGAAGACTCCTTTGTTCGAAATATAAATCCCAAATAATTCCAAATTTTAATGGCTGGAAACTGAGCATCTAATCCACAGAACGAAATGACAAAATtgttaaaatatacaaatatccAGCAATCACTTGATTGCTCTCTTCTCCGCTCGACCACGTTGTGGGGTTGAAACTGACTTCAAAGACCAAAGAAATAGAGTTTTCCGGCCGTCGCGGTGGAGTCGGTTAACTCTTCGACTCTACCTGAATCCGTATATGAATGTCCTGTCCTAACCATATTTTCACTAAAATTTTGCCATGACACCGGTTGGTTCAATTAATTTATAAGcaataaaatattgaatttaACTAAACATCAAATTATAATTCATGCATATATTAAATAGATAAACACTTGTTCATCCTAGACGAAATGTGATCAAATATTGGACAactaaaagaaagaagaaaaagcaaAACATACACAAACATATTATAAAGAGAAGCATGAAGAAGAACACATCAGCTAGCCCCGCTTGACAGGATCGAAGTTAGAGACGGCGACGATGGCACCGACGATGGCCACCGCCACAACGCCGCCGTAGGCAATGCTGAGGAGGAAGTTCTTGAGAGAGGGACTGACGGCCGCCTCCGCCGCGTCGGGGGCGATCATTGAAGCCGTCAGCGCAGCCGCGGTCAGCCCCGTCACCACCTTCTCCTTCAGTGAAGCCCTCACTTGGAACTTCCCCACGGCTGGCTtcgccgacatcttcgacggcCTAATCACCGGCAACGGCTTCAGGAATCCGGAGGGTGGCAGGTGCCTGTTTTGGGCCACGGGCGCCGCCATGAAAAGTGCGGAGGTGGAGGCCATTTGCGTGGGATTGTGAGAGGTGTGTGTTGGTAAATGAATGTGGCGATTTTGGAGAGGATTGAAGGATAACAGTGGGAGGGAGTGGATGGAGGATGGATGAGAGGTGGGGCCGGAATTCCATCGTGGCAGCTTCTGCTTTTGGTTGAGATGTTGGATAACCTTATCACATTATCATTCCCACAAACTATATGCTCTAAGTATCTCTTTTGTAAATTTGgcttattttacaaattttcaCTTATTTTATATCTTAACATAACATTTGAAATTTGACTACATGGCGTTTCAATATGTTCTCAGAAACATTATTTATAAATAGATTAAAATCGTATGATTATTACATCACATAATCTTATATTTGTATAAGTTTTTTTGGATATGAAAAACAAACTTATGATGTCCTACTTATAGTAGTTAGTTAATCAAAATTATAATGGAAAAATAATTGTAGATTCAAAGCATCATGatttaaacattttaaatacttCAGAAAACAAAGTTCGTAAATTTAACACGGTTTAAATATGAAAATCACCcaatgtttcaaattattttatttcaattcaatattaattcaattaagttagatttattagtatatcaaattataaaaaagtaaaattgaTAATCCGATTCCCGGTTAAGAACCAGTCGGTTTCGGTTAGAACCGGaacatgtattttttaaaaacataAAACCGGAACCGGTAATCCGGTTCCCGGTTCCGATTTAGATTCGGGTTAATCGAGAACC from Salvia splendens isolate huo1 chromosome 9, SspV2, whole genome shotgun sequence includes:
- the LOC121746776 gene encoding uncharacterized protein LOC121746776; this encodes MASTSALFMAAPVAQNRHLPPSGFLKPLPVIRPSKMSAKPAVGKFQVRASLKEKVVTGLTAAALTASMIAPDAAEAAVSPSLKNFLLSIAYGGVVAVAIVGAIVAVSNFDPVKRG